The Hyperolius riggenbachi isolate aHypRig1 chromosome 3, aHypRig1.pri, whole genome shotgun sequence genome window below encodes:
- the LOC137563602 gene encoding uncharacterized protein, which produces MMGGPKSVTLLRAPFSLNPALMAAKWFTTENLIIKIENSPELYDKSLPGYKDHQRAHEIWSNIAKDFLGEKWNTLSQKGKDSKIALLRTRWKSVRDSYKKEIEKQYHESKSGSGSSQRTKYKYCGILEFLRKHHEPAETEDSLPPDPEEDDVEVPPTTTSDVEVEEDTTQDVDTATLEDSDSTTPDHTPHSPASSRTRTTVRSSRGVRVATQGRRIGRGMSRAEYDQKLISSIEKAVDHMEKREDEMKQLKEPCTQYLLSLVPLLQKVPPDKQWAARHAISETLGRFLLPESRADDNVHNYLQQPHLPASSQQYNAHPQLSYHMQRIYDPPHYPPMHMHNMPYGQQPHYSMPPPQRPDQGMRFQTSSMHSDSTVYTDLTSHSQPHTNAESGTHAYNQGPGSMCDLLSQHD; this is translated from the exons atgatgggggggcccaaatcagttactttgcttagggccccatttagccttaatccggctctgatggCAGCAAAGTGGTTTACCACAGAAAACCTGATAATTAAGATTGAAAACAGCCCAGAACTTTATGACAAGTCTTTGCCTGGATATAAAGACCACCAAAGGGCTCATGAAATCTGGAGCAACATTGCAAAAGATTTTCTTGGAGAAAAATGGAATACTTTGAGCCAAAAGGGCAAGGATTCTAAGA TTGCCCTCCTGCGGACAAGATGGAAGTCGGTCAGAGACAGTTACAAAAAGGAGATTGAAAAGCAATACCATGAATCCAAAAGTGGGTCTGGAAGTTCGCAGCGAACAAAATATAAATATTGTGGCATATTAGAATTTCTAAGAAAACATCATGAACCGGCTGA GACTGAAGATAGCCTACCACCAGATCCTGAGGAGGACGATGTAGAGGTGCCACCTACCACCACCAGTGATGTGGAAGTTGAAGAAGACACTACACAGGATGTTGACACTGCTACACTGGAAGACAGTGACTCTACTAccccagatcacacaccacacagcccagcgagtagtcggacacgcacaactgtcaggtctagtagaggtgtgagggtagctacacaaggcaggagaataggaagaggtatgagcagggctgaatacgaccAGAAGCTGATTAGTTCAATAGAAAAGGCTGTTGATCatatggagaagcgagaggatGAAATGAAACAACTTAAAGAGCCATGCACACAGTATCTTTTAAGTTTGGTGCCACTATTACAAAAAGTGCCTCCTGATAAGCAATGGGCAGCCAGACATGCCATCTCTGAGACCCTGGGGAGATTCTTACTACCTGAGAGCCGTGCAGatgacaatgtgcacaactacttGCAGCAACCACACCTGCCTGCTTCCAGCCAACAATATAATGCACACCCACAACTCTCTTACCATATGCAACGCATTTATGACCCACCCCACTACCCACCAATGCATATGCATAACATGCCATATGGTCAACAGCCTCATTACTCTATGCCTCCACCTCAGCGCCCTGATCAAGGTATGCGATTTCAAACATCATCTATGCACAGTGACTCTACAGTGTACACTGATTTAACATCGCACAGCCAGCCTCATACAAATGCTGAATCAGGTACACATGCTTACAATCAGGGCCCTGGTAGTATGTGTGATTTGCTATCACAACATGACTAG